A window of the Amycolatopsis solani genome harbors these coding sequences:
- the mshB gene encoding N-acetyl-1-D-myo-inositol-2-amino-2-deoxy-alpha-D-glucopyranoside deacetylase, whose amino-acid sequence MISPVPRRLLLVHAHPDDESITTGATIARYAAEGAEVTVVTCTLGEEGEIMPGLAELSGLGAWAADQLGGYRVSELKAACAALGVSRHRYLGGIGRWRDSGMAGTPSAAHPRAFTGGSAEEQATQLVEILDEVRPQVVVTYDAFGGYGHPDHIRAHEITMAAAPRVASVARVFHTVASKNAVRAGLTALRESAPEYAVPADDELPTTLDEEITTVLDVAAHVPAKVAALRAHATQLAVVDGPVPYFALTNEVAQPIAAKDFFVLAHGPAEGAADDLFGGL is encoded by the coding sequence GTGATCTCCCCGGTACCGCGCAGGCTGCTGCTCGTCCACGCCCATCCCGACGACGAGAGCATCACCACCGGCGCCACGATCGCACGATACGCCGCCGAAGGCGCCGAGGTGACCGTGGTGACCTGCACGTTGGGTGAGGAAGGCGAAATCATGCCGGGCCTGGCGGAGCTGTCCGGGCTGGGCGCCTGGGCCGCCGACCAGCTGGGTGGCTACCGCGTCAGCGAGCTGAAGGCCGCGTGCGCCGCGCTCGGGGTGTCACGGCATCGTTATCTCGGCGGGATCGGCCGCTGGCGCGATTCGGGCATGGCGGGCACGCCGTCGGCGGCGCACCCGCGGGCGTTCACCGGGGGCAGCGCCGAAGAGCAGGCCACGCAGCTCGTGGAGATCCTCGACGAGGTGCGTCCCCAGGTCGTCGTCACCTACGACGCCTTCGGCGGCTACGGCCACCCCGACCACATCCGCGCGCACGAGATCACCATGGCGGCGGCGCCGCGGGTGGCGTCGGTGGCGCGGGTGTTCCACACCGTGGCGTCGAAGAACGCGGTGCGCGCCGGGTTGACCGCGCTGCGTGAGAGCGCGCCCGAATACGCCGTCCCGGCCGACGACGAGCTGCCGACGACCCTGGACGAAGAGATCACGACGGTGCTCGACGTCGCCGCACACGTCCCCGCGAAGGTGGCCGCGCTGCGCGCGCACGCGACGCAGCTCGCCGTGGTCGACGGTCCCGTCCCGTACTTCGCGCTGACGAACGAGGTCGCCCAGCCGATCGCCGCGAAGGACTTCTTCGTGCTCGCGCACGGGCCCGCCGAGGGTGCGGCGGACGACCTGTTCGGCGGCCTGTGA
- a CDS encoding site-2 protease family protein, with product MRPSPVFLGILALTVAGGAMAAFGDINTVFVRDRDPLLIAGVVIFVAAGWVASLSLHEFGHAMVAYRGGDYSVAHKGYLTLDVRKYTDPVLSIVLPLIFLIIGGIPLPGGAVWINRGALRSRGTSSWVSLAGPLSNLAVGAALALVVALVPMAGGLVIAMSYLALLQIVTFILNILPIPGLDGWGAIEPYLPPRAREIGAQVRPWAPIILFAVLWFIKPANALLWNASYSIFGAFGGYVDGAQIGFSVFQFWN from the coding sequence GTGCGCCCCAGCCCGGTCTTCCTCGGCATCCTCGCGCTCACCGTCGCCGGTGGGGCGATGGCCGCGTTCGGTGACATCAACACCGTTTTCGTCCGCGACCGCGACCCGCTGCTCATCGCCGGCGTGGTGATCTTCGTCGCCGCCGGCTGGGTGGCGTCGCTGTCGCTGCACGAGTTCGGCCACGCGATGGTCGCCTACCGCGGCGGGGACTACAGCGTCGCCCACAAGGGTTACCTCACCCTCGACGTGCGGAAGTACACCGATCCGGTCCTCTCGATCGTCCTGCCGCTGATCTTCCTCATCATCGGCGGCATCCCGCTCCCGGGCGGCGCGGTCTGGATCAACCGCGGCGCGCTGCGCTCGCGCGGGACGTCGTCGTGGGTGTCGCTGGCGGGCCCGCTGAGCAACCTCGCGGTCGGCGCGGCGCTGGCGCTGGTGGTCGCGCTGGTCCCGATGGCGGGCGGCCTCGTGATCGCGATGTCCTACCTGGCGCTGCTGCAGATCGTGACGTTCATCCTCAACATCCTCCCGATCCCCGGCCTCGACGGCTGGGGCGCGATCGAGCCGTACCTGCCGCCGCGGGCCCGGGAGATCGGCGCGCAGGTCCGCCCGTGGGCGCCGATCATCCTGTTCGCGGTCCTGTGGTTCATCAAGCCGGCGAACGCGCTGCTGTGGAACGCCTCGTACTCGATCTTCGGCGCCTTCGGGGGCTATGTGGACGGTGCGCAGATCGGGTTCAGCGTCTTCCAGTTCTGGAACTGA
- a CDS encoding WhiB family transcriptional regulator, which produces MSWGEIPEQALGDLTELIDATEEEQDWQERALCAQTDPEAFFPEKGGSTREAKRICLGCEVKDECLEYALAHDERFGIWGGLSERERRKLKKRVV; this is translated from the coding sequence ATGAGTTGGGGCGAGATCCCGGAGCAGGCTCTGGGAGATCTCACCGAGCTCATCGATGCCACCGAAGAAGAGCAGGATTGGCAGGAACGCGCCCTGTGCGCGCAGACGGACCCGGAGGCGTTCTTCCCCGAGAAGGGCGGTTCCACCCGTGAAGCCAAGCGGATCTGCCTGGGCTGCGAGGTCAAGGACGAGTGCCTTGAGTACGCGCTGGCCCACGACGAGCGCTTCGGCATCTGGGGCGGTCTGTCCGAGCGGGAGCGCCGCAAGCTGAAGAAACGCGTCGTCTAG
- a CDS encoding glycosyltransferase family 2 protein, giving the protein MPRTAAPPALRTAPVLAIVVCHNGENWLPLALSSLRRSTIRPRHVLAVDTGSTDATPRLLAEAAADPGSDSAPVLSGVITLSSDTGFAAAVAEAVGHATERWGDPGAWLWLLHDDCAPEPDCLDELLRVATKTPSATVLGALGLDWTDPRLIVEAGLSTDASGHRQQVAALGEEPAEVLAVPSAGSLVRRDAWDDLGGFDTGFPLLREDLDFGWRANAAGGLVLSVPTARVRHARAVTTGRRAADAVTTPLSAANRAHGLRVFLVNCSPFSFWLGMIRLPLLSVLRALAFVLLRRTGEARAEFAAAAYLLSGRGGLRAARAHRRRNPRPGTVRGLFTGRVTRLRNAFRAGVVGLVRRGVESDVALGRVPETVETESAWVTPEALDAREARPVGPGALPAGALRGLSSRGSGLRRPDTLVAVALPESPAPEPVDGEPVSAEPVEEAEPELVFVEVNRRRVLAATIFAPPVVLLVVMTALGLVVNRARLGLDLFGGKLLPVGGLGELWSSYLAPWHAIAGGTGAPASATLPVLGTLGAVFAPLGGPAALVAILLLGDIPLAALSAYVATRRLRVRRWVRAVVAATYALLPAATAGVAQGRLDVVVVHLVLPLVAAGIAGLLVHADTRWLHVSALSAFGVALLGAFSPLAHGLALAGLLIGFVVLPAPTGLARRIASVGIVVLLPLALLLPWPTVLLRHPELLVQGLGGAAAAVSGTDLAGLDPGGPGAWPIGVAVIAAALVAVVVRPTKLAAGGLALAALGAGGLVLVRLVTATPMQGGPAAHGYAGVPLLIVGAGLLWVVLGSWQRGGTAGVPSPWLPQVMAVAGVVVFLALAGGAVAVGGQGPLSAAPRPALAPETAAELSASGRSVLDLAPDATRQIGGRLPHYGDDELAPTSATPARLAAWRRDLGQGDAAAVQRTFAAAAAAGVEYVVLPPGADPKAYPPLAKDLVSVAAPTSDGRGVLRLLPPAGQVILISPEQAKAAVTGGGAPGLAPGVAPVQASLPDVRVRVSEGPTGRLLVLAAEQEAGWKASVGGKSVPIVPAWGHQVAVSVPPTSSEVTVEYPGTERNLLLLAQLAAVLFTLLTAVPARRRP; this is encoded by the coding sequence TTGCCCCGCACCGCCGCGCCGCCCGCCCTGCGCACCGCGCCCGTTCTGGCCATTGTGGTCTGTCACAACGGCGAAAACTGGCTGCCGCTGGCGCTTTCGTCGTTGCGCCGCAGCACCATCCGGCCCCGGCACGTGCTCGCCGTGGACACCGGTTCCACCGACGCCACCCCGCGGCTGCTCGCCGAAGCGGCCGCGGATCCCGGCTCGGATTCTGCTCCCGTGCTGTCCGGGGTCATCACACTATCGAGCGATACCGGCTTCGCGGCGGCGGTCGCCGAAGCCGTCGGGCACGCCACCGAGCGCTGGGGTGACCCCGGGGCGTGGCTGTGGCTGCTGCACGACGACTGCGCGCCCGAGCCCGACTGCCTCGACGAACTCCTGCGCGTCGCCACGAAAACGCCGTCGGCGACGGTGCTCGGTGCGCTCGGGCTCGACTGGACCGACCCGCGGCTGATCGTCGAAGCCGGCCTGTCGACCGACGCGTCCGGGCACCGCCAGCAGGTCGCCGCGCTCGGTGAGGAACCGGCCGAGGTGCTCGCCGTGCCCAGCGCGGGCTCGCTCGTGCGCCGCGACGCCTGGGACGACCTCGGCGGCTTCGACACCGGATTCCCGTTGCTGCGCGAGGATCTCGACTTCGGCTGGCGCGCCAACGCCGCCGGCGGGCTCGTCCTCTCCGTGCCGACCGCGCGGGTCCGGCACGCGCGCGCCGTCACGACCGGCCGGCGCGCGGCCGACGCCGTCACCACGCCGCTGTCCGCCGCGAACCGCGCGCACGGGCTGCGCGTCTTCCTGGTGAACTGCTCGCCGTTTTCCTTCTGGCTCGGGATGATCCGGCTCCCGCTGCTTTCGGTGCTGCGCGCGCTCGCGTTCGTCCTGCTGCGCCGCACCGGCGAAGCGCGGGCCGAGTTCGCCGCGGCCGCGTACCTCCTCAGTGGACGCGGCGGATTGCGCGCCGCACGTGCCCACCGGCGGCGGAATCCGCGGCCGGGCACGGTTCGCGGGCTCTTCACCGGGCGCGTCACCCGCCTCCGCAACGCTTTCCGCGCGGGCGTGGTCGGCCTGGTGCGCCGGGGCGTCGAGAGCGACGTCGCGCTCGGCCGGGTCCCGGAGACCGTCGAAACCGAGTCGGCGTGGGTGACGCCGGAAGCGCTCGACGCCCGTGAGGCCCGTCCCGTCGGGCCCGGCGCGCTGCCCGCCGGCGCGCTGCGCGGACTCAGCTCGCGCGGGTCCGGGCTGCGCCGGCCGGACACGCTCGTCGCCGTCGCGCTGCCGGAAAGCCCGGCGCCGGAACCGGTCGACGGCGAACCGGTCTCCGCGGAGCCGGTCGAAGAGGCCGAGCCCGAACTCGTCTTCGTCGAGGTCAACCGGCGGCGGGTGCTCGCGGCCACGATCTTCGCGCCGCCGGTCGTGCTGCTCGTCGTGATGACGGCGCTCGGCCTGGTCGTCAACCGGGCCCGGCTCGGTCTCGACCTCTTCGGCGGCAAGCTGCTCCCGGTCGGCGGGCTGGGGGAGCTCTGGTCGTCGTACCTGGCGCCGTGGCACGCGATCGCGGGCGGCACGGGCGCCCCCGCGTCGGCGACGCTGCCGGTGCTCGGCACGCTCGGCGCGGTCTTCGCCCCGCTCGGCGGCCCGGCCGCGCTCGTCGCGATCCTGCTCCTCGGCGACATCCCGCTGGCGGCGCTGAGCGCGTACGTGGCGACGCGGCGGCTTCGCGTGCGCCGCTGGGTCCGCGCGGTCGTCGCGGCGACCTACGCGCTGCTGCCCGCGGCGACCGCCGGCGTGGCGCAGGGCCGGCTCGACGTCGTCGTGGTGCACCTCGTGCTGCCACTGGTGGCCGCGGGCATCGCCGGGCTGCTCGTGCACGCGGACACGCGCTGGCTGCACGTGTCCGCGCTCTCGGCGTTCGGGGTGGCGCTGCTCGGCGCGTTTTCCCCGCTGGCGCACGGGCTCGCGCTCGCCGGGCTGCTGATCGGGTTCGTCGTGCTGCCCGCGCCGACCGGGCTGGCCCGGCGGATCGCGTCGGTCGGCATCGTCGTGCTGCTGCCGCTGGCGCTGCTGCTGCCGTGGCCGACCGTGCTGCTGCGGCACCCGGAACTGCTCGTGCAGGGCCTCGGCGGCGCGGCCGCGGCGGTGTCCGGCACCGATCTGGCCGGTCTCGACCCCGGCGGGCCGGGCGCGTGGCCGATCGGCGTCGCGGTGATCGCCGCGGCCCTCGTGGCGGTGGTCGTCCGCCCGACGAAGCTCGCCGCGGGCGGCCTCGCGCTGGCGGCGCTGGGCGCGGGCGGGCTGGTCCTGGTCCGGCTGGTCACGGCGACCCCGATGCAGGGCGGCCCGGCGGCGCACGGCTACGCGGGCGTCCCGCTGCTGATCGTCGGCGCCGGGCTGCTGTGGGTCGTGCTCGGCTCGTGGCAGCGCGGCGGCACGGCCGGGGTGCCGTCGCCGTGGCTGCCGCAGGTGATGGCGGTGGCCGGGGTGGTGGTGTTCCTGGCACTGGCGGGCGGCGCCGTCGCCGTCGGCGGCCAGGGGCCGCTCAGCGCGGCTCCGCGCCCCGCGCTCGCCCCGGAAACGGCGGCCGAGCTCTCGGCGTCCGGCCGGTCGGTCCTGGACCTGGCGCCCGACGCGACCCGCCAGATCGGCGGCCGCCTGCCCCACTACGGCGACGACGAACTGGCGCCCACGTCCGCCACCCCGGCCCGCCTGGCGGCGTGGCGCCGCGACCTCGGCCAAGGCGACGCGGCGGCGGTCCAGCGGACGTTCGCCGCCGCGGCCGCCGCGGGCGTGGAGTACGTGGTCCTGCCGCCGGGAGCGGACCCGAAGGCGTACCCGCCGCTGGCGAAGGACCTGGTGTCGGTGGCCGCCCCGACGTCGGACGGGCGCGGCGTGCTGCGCCTGCTTCCCCCGGCGGGCCAGGTGATCCTGATCTCCCCGGAGCAGGCGAAGGCGGCGGTCACGGGCGGCGGCGCACCGGGACTGGCGCCGGGTGTGGCCCCGGTCCAGGCCAGCCTCCCGGACGTGCGCGTCCGGGTGTCGGAAGGCCCGACCGGCCGGCTGCTGGTGCTGGCGGCGGAACAGGAAGCGGGCTGGAAGGCTTCGGTGGGCGGCAAGAGCGTGCCGATCGTGCCGGCCTGGGGACACCAGGTGGCGGTGTCGGTGCCGCCGACGTCGTCGGAGGTGACGGTGGAGTACCCGGGCACGGAACGGAACCTGCTCCTGCTGGCCCAGCTGGCGGCGGTCCTGTTCACCCTGCTGACCGCGGTCCCGGCCCGGCGCCGCCCCTGA
- a CDS encoding metallopeptidase family protein: MATARDYRQRRRLRRDRHGRGLRGTLYPATLPAAASRAERFDALVLDALEPIEARWRHELTKLDVAVDDVPEIRENGHSPADGVLHDGAVPLSRLVPAGVDRTGMPTRARIVLYRRPLEARAKDPSELAELVHDVLVEQVAGYLGVEPDVIEGE; this comes from the coding sequence GTGGCGACGGCTCGTGACTACCGACAGCGGCGGCGCCTGCGACGGGACCGGCACGGCCGGGGCCTGCGCGGGACGCTGTACCCGGCGACCCTTCCCGCCGCCGCGAGCCGCGCGGAGCGCTTCGACGCGCTGGTCCTGGACGCGCTCGAACCGATCGAAGCCCGGTGGCGCCACGAGCTGACGAAGCTCGACGTCGCGGTGGACGACGTCCCGGAGATCCGGGAGAACGGCCACTCGCCGGCGGACGGCGTCCTGCACGACGGCGCGGTGCCGCTGTCGCGGCTGGTCCCGGCGGGCGTGGACCGCACGGGCATGCCGACGCGGGCCCGGATCGTGCTGTACCGGCGGCCGCTGGAGGCGCGGGCGAAGGACCCGTCGGAGCTGGCTGAGCTGGTGCACGACGTGCTGGTGGAGCAGGTGGCGGGCTACCTGGGCGTGGAACCGGACGTCATCGAAGGCGAGTAG
- a CDS encoding DUF3499 domain-containing protein, which yields MRNVRKCSRTGCLEPAVATLTYAYSDSTAVVGPLATASEPHSYDLCEAHALRLTVPKGWEVVRHEGAFAAPDPSADELTALAEAVREAGRSDKPAPATEPDGPSGRRGHLRVLPGRA from the coding sequence GTGCGGAACGTACGGAAGTGTTCGCGTACCGGCTGTCTAGAGCCGGCTGTGGCCACGCTGACGTATGCCTACAGCGACTCCACCGCCGTCGTCGGCCCGCTGGCCACCGCCTCCGAGCCGCACTCCTACGACCTCTGCGAAGCCCACGCGCTGCGGCTGACCGTCCCGAAGGGCTGGGAAGTCGTCCGGCACGAAGGCGCCTTCGCCGCGCCGGACCCGTCGGCCGACGAACTGACCGCGCTGGCCGAGGCCGTGCGCGAGGCCGGCCGCTCCGACAAACCCGCGCCCGCGACCGAGCCGGACGGCCCGTCCGGGCGCCGCGGTCACCTGCGGGTCCTGCCGGGCCGCGCCTGA
- a CDS encoding phosphomannomutase/phosphoglucomutase has protein sequence MPDLSGIVKAYDIRGVVGEQLDADLVRDFGAAFALLIKPEAPSVVIGHDMRDSSPQLSAAFAEGITSQGLDVVSIGLASTDQLYFASGSLNLPGAMFTASHNPAKYNGIKLCRAGASPVGQDTGLAEIRDTVEQGVPEFEGQRGSVSERDVLADYAAYLRNLVDLSGSRPLKIVVDAGNGMGGHTVPTVFAGLPIDVVPMYFELDGTFPNHEANPLDPKNIVDLQAKVREVGADAGVAFDGDADRCFIVDERGEPVSPSAITALVAVRELAKDPGGTIIHNLITSKGVPEIVAEHGGKPVRTRVGHSFIKAEMARTGAIFGGEHSAHYYFRDFWRADTGMLAALHVLAALGEQNGPLSELTSAYSRYAASGEINSTVDDQVAKMMAVKDAFGARSGVEIDELDGLTVQLPGGAWFNLRPSNTEPLLRLNVEAANAEAVQGLVDEVLAIIRN, from the coding sequence GTGCCAGACCTTTCGGGCATCGTGAAGGCCTACGACATTCGCGGCGTGGTCGGCGAGCAGCTCGACGCGGACCTCGTCCGCGACTTCGGTGCCGCGTTCGCCCTGCTCATCAAGCCCGAGGCGCCGTCGGTGGTGATCGGCCACGACATGCGCGACTCCTCGCCGCAGCTGTCCGCGGCCTTCGCCGAGGGCATCACCTCGCAGGGCCTCGACGTCGTCAGCATCGGCCTGGCCAGCACCGACCAGCTCTACTTCGCGTCGGGCTCGCTGAACCTGCCGGGCGCGATGTTCACCGCCAGCCACAACCCGGCCAAGTACAACGGCATCAAGCTGTGCCGCGCCGGCGCGTCCCCGGTCGGCCAGGACACCGGGCTCGCCGAGATCCGCGACACCGTCGAGCAGGGCGTCCCCGAATTCGAGGGCCAGCGCGGTTCGGTGAGCGAGCGGGACGTCCTCGCCGACTACGCCGCCTACCTGCGCAACCTGGTCGACCTGTCGGGCAGCCGGCCGCTGAAGATCGTCGTCGACGCCGGCAACGGCATGGGCGGGCACACCGTCCCGACCGTCTTCGCCGGGCTGCCCATCGACGTCGTCCCGATGTACTTCGAGCTGGACGGCACCTTCCCGAACCACGAAGCCAACCCGCTCGACCCGAAGAACATCGTCGACCTACAGGCGAAGGTGCGCGAGGTCGGCGCGGACGCCGGTGTCGCGTTCGACGGCGACGCGGACCGCTGCTTCATCGTCGACGAGCGCGGCGAGCCGGTTTCGCCGAGCGCGATCACCGCGCTGGTCGCCGTCCGCGAGCTGGCCAAGGACCCGGGCGGCACGATCATCCACAACCTGATCACGTCCAAGGGCGTGCCGGAGATCGTCGCCGAGCACGGCGGCAAGCCGGTCCGCACCCGCGTCGGCCACTCGTTCATCAAGGCGGAGATGGCCCGCACCGGCGCGATCTTCGGCGGCGAGCACTCCGCGCACTACTACTTCCGCGACTTCTGGCGCGCCGACACCGGCATGCTGGCGGCGCTGCACGTCCTGGCCGCCCTCGGCGAGCAGAACGGCCCGCTCTCGGAGCTGACCAGCGCGTACTCGCGCTACGCGGCCTCGGGTGAGATCAACTCCACGGTCGACGACCAGGTCGCCAAGATGATGGCCGTCAAGGACGCCTTCGGCGCCCGCTCCGGCGTCGAGATCGACGAGCTCGACGGCCTCACCGTGCAGCTGCCCGGCGGCGCCTGGTTCAACCTGCGCCCGTCGAACACCGAACCGCTGCTCCGCCTGAACGTCGAGGCCGCGAACGCCGAGGCCGTGCAGGGCCTGGTGGACGAAGTGCTCGCGATCATCCGCAACTGA
- a CDS encoding Trm112 family protein, translated as MAITLDAQLLEILACPSPDHAPLRPGAPDDPEADALTCTECGRVYPVRDGIPVLLLDEATQPGTTGSSDADSA; from the coding sequence ATGGCCATCACGCTCGACGCCCAGCTCCTCGAGATCTTGGCGTGCCCGTCGCCGGATCACGCCCCGTTGCGTCCCGGCGCACCGGACGATCCCGAGGCCGACGCGCTGACGTGCACGGAGTGTGGGCGGGTGTACCCGGTGCGTGACGGGATCCCGGTGCTGCTCCTCGACGAAGCGACGCAACCGGGCACCACGGGAAGCTCCGATGCCGACAGTGCTTGA
- the manA gene encoding mannose-6-phosphate isomerase, class I, producing the protein MELLRNAVRPYAWGSRTAIPELLGRPVPAPHPEAELWMGAHPGDPSHVIGPDGTERSLLELVEADPVTQLGERCAKRWGGRLPFLLKILAAEEPLSMQAHPSAAQAAEGHAREEKLGIPRDASNRNYPDPTAKPELVCALTEFHALAGFRAPDRTVKLLKAIETPGLAKYTGLIEAQPDPSGLRALFTTWITLPQPSLDALLPEVLDACVRHVQEHGEFAVECRTILELGEAHPRDAGVLAALLLNRLTLRAGEAIYLPAGNLHLYLHGTAVEILANSDNILRCGLTPKHVDVPELLRVVDFACGEMPVQCGESGDRLSVYRTDAPEFELSRVEWAPGQDDEISVDSVGPQILLCTAGDLLVTADDGEKVELRRGQSVWLPAADPPVRVRPLDGARAQLFRATAGTCED; encoded by the coding sequence GTGGAGCTGCTGCGCAACGCGGTGCGGCCCTACGCCTGGGGATCGCGGACGGCGATCCCGGAGCTGCTGGGCCGTCCGGTCCCCGCGCCGCACCCCGAGGCCGAGCTGTGGATGGGTGCCCACCCGGGCGACCCGTCGCACGTCATCGGCCCGGACGGCACCGAGCGGAGCCTGCTGGAGCTGGTGGAAGCCGACCCGGTGACCCAGCTCGGCGAGAGGTGCGCGAAGCGCTGGGGCGGGCGGCTCCCGTTCCTGTTGAAGATCCTGGCGGCGGAGGAGCCGCTGTCGATGCAGGCGCACCCGTCGGCGGCGCAGGCCGCGGAGGGGCACGCCCGCGAAGAGAAGCTGGGCATCCCGAGGGACGCCTCGAACCGCAACTACCCGGACCCGACGGCGAAGCCGGAGCTGGTCTGCGCGCTGACGGAGTTCCACGCGCTGGCCGGGTTCCGCGCCCCGGACCGCACGGTGAAGCTGCTCAAGGCGATCGAGACGCCGGGGCTGGCGAAGTACACCGGGCTGATCGAGGCGCAGCCGGACCCGTCGGGGCTGCGGGCGCTGTTCACGACGTGGATCACGCTGCCGCAGCCGTCGCTGGACGCGCTGCTGCCGGAGGTGCTCGACGCGTGCGTCCGGCACGTCCAGGAGCACGGCGAGTTCGCGGTCGAGTGCCGCACGATCCTGGAGCTCGGCGAGGCGCACCCGCGTGACGCGGGCGTGCTGGCGGCGTTGCTGCTGAACCGGCTGACGCTGCGCGCGGGCGAGGCGATCTACCTGCCGGCCGGCAACCTGCACCTGTACCTGCACGGCACCGCCGTGGAGATCCTGGCGAACTCGGACAACATCCTGCGCTGCGGGCTGACGCCGAAGCACGTGGACGTCCCGGAGCTGCTGCGCGTCGTCGACTTCGCGTGCGGCGAAATGCCGGTCCAGTGCGGCGAGAGCGGCGACCGCCTTTCGGTGTACCGGACCGACGCGCCGGAGTTCGAGCTGTCGCGCGTCGAGTGGGCCCCGGGCCAGGACGACGAGATTTCGGTCGACAGCGTCGGCCCCCAGATCCTGCTGTGCACGGCGGGCGACCTGCTGGTGACGGCGGACGACGGCGAGAAGGTCGAGCTGCGCCGCGGCCAGTCGGTCTGGCTCCCGGCGGCGGACCCGCCGGTGCGCGTGCGCCCCTTGGACGGCGCGCGTGCCCAGCTGTTCCGGGCGACCGCGGGTACCTGCGAGGACTGA